A region from the Lysobacter antibioticus genome encodes:
- a CDS encoding amino acid permease: MQTNQQELHRGLSERHIRLMALGAAIGVGLFLGSANAIKLAGPGILLAYLLGGAAIFIIMRALGEMAVHNPVAGSFSRYARDYLGPLAGYLTGWNYWFLWLVTCVAEITAVGIYMQVWFPDTPQWIWALAALIAMGSVNLITVKAYGEFEFWFAMIKVVTIVVMILAGLAMIVFGFGNNGVAIGISNLWAHGGFFPNGAQGVLMSLQMVMFAYLGVEMIGLTAGEAANPGKSIPDAINSVFWRIVIFYVGALFVILSLYPWNELGTTGSPFVMTFERLGIREAAGIINFVVLTAALSSCNGGIFSTGRMLYNLAQQKQAPAFFANTSRGGVPRAAILVSVVALLFGVLLNYLAPKEVFVWVTSISTFGAIWTWAVILVSHMRFRKALSAEERARLAFRMPMYPVASWVALSFLVLVVGLMAYFPDTRVALYVGPAFLVLLVVLYYAVGFHKRDSAVAQGA; encoded by the coding sequence ATGCAGACGAACCAGCAGGAACTTCATCGCGGTCTGAGCGAACGCCATATCCGCCTGATGGCGCTCGGCGCCGCGATCGGTGTCGGCCTGTTCCTGGGCTCGGCCAACGCCATCAAGCTGGCCGGCCCCGGCATCCTGCTGGCCTACCTGCTCGGCGGCGCGGCGATCTTCATCATCATGCGCGCGCTCGGCGAGATGGCCGTGCACAACCCAGTCGCTGGGTCCTTCAGCCGTTACGCGCGCGACTACCTCGGCCCGCTCGCCGGCTACCTGACCGGCTGGAACTACTGGTTCCTGTGGCTGGTGACCTGCGTGGCCGAGATCACCGCGGTCGGCATCTACATGCAGGTCTGGTTCCCGGATACGCCGCAATGGATCTGGGCGCTGGCCGCGCTGATCGCGATGGGCTCGGTCAACCTGATCACGGTCAAGGCCTACGGCGAGTTCGAATTCTGGTTCGCGATGATCAAGGTCGTGACCATCGTGGTGATGATCCTCGCCGGCCTGGCGATGATCGTGTTCGGCTTCGGCAACAACGGCGTGGCCATCGGCATCAGCAACCTGTGGGCGCACGGCGGCTTCTTCCCGAACGGCGCGCAGGGCGTGTTGATGTCGCTGCAGATGGTGATGTTCGCCTACCTCGGCGTGGAAATGATCGGCCTGACCGCCGGCGAGGCCGCCAACCCCGGCAAGTCGATTCCCGACGCGATCAACTCGGTGTTCTGGCGCATCGTGATCTTCTACGTCGGCGCGCTGTTCGTGATCCTGTCGCTGTACCCCTGGAACGAGCTGGGCACCACCGGCAGCCCGTTCGTGATGACCTTCGAGCGCCTGGGCATCCGCGAGGCCGCCGGCATCATCAACTTCGTGGTCCTGACCGCGGCGCTGTCCTCGTGCAACGGCGGCATCTTCAGCACCGGCCGCATGCTCTACAACCTGGCCCAGCAGAAGCAGGCGCCGGCGTTCTTCGCCAACACCTCGCGCGGCGGCGTGCCGCGCGCGGCGATCCTGGTGTCGGTGGTGGCGCTGCTGTTCGGCGTGCTGCTGAACTACCTGGCGCCGAAGGAAGTGTTCGTCTGGGTGACCTCGATCTCGACCTTCGGCGCGATCTGGACCTGGGCGGTGATCCTGGTTTCGCACATGCGCTTCCGCAAGGCGCTCAGCGCCGAGGAACGCGCCCGCCTGGCCTTCCGGATGCCGATGTATCCCGTCGCCTCGTGGGTCGCGCTGTCCTTCCTGGTGCTGGTGGTTGGCCTGATGGCCTATTTCCCCGACACGCGCGTGGCGCTGTACGTCGGCCCGGCGTTCCTGGTCCTGTTGGTGGTGCTGTACTACGCGGTCGGCTTCCACAAGCGCGACAGCGCGGTGGCGCAAGGCGCCTGA
- a CDS encoding ABC transporter permease, whose translation MNRHAIKAIYFFEMHRTFRTLMQSIATPVLSTSLYFIVFGSAIGSRMVEIGGVSYGAFIVPGLIMMALLTESISNASFGIYLPKWSGTIYELLSAPVSFLEVIAGYVGAAATKSVMLGILMLITARFFVDFEIVHPVWMAVFLVLTAVTFSLFGFIIGVWADGFEKLQMIPMMIVMPLTFLGGSFYSIDMLPPFWRSVSLFNPVVYLVNGFRWSFYGKSDVDIVLSVGMTTGFMLLCLAAVWWIFRTGYKLKS comes from the coding sequence ATGAACCGGCACGCGATCAAGGCGATCTATTTCTTCGAGATGCACCGCACCTTCCGCACCCTGATGCAGTCCATCGCCACGCCGGTGCTGTCGACCTCGTTGTACTTCATCGTGTTCGGCTCGGCGATCGGCTCGCGCATGGTCGAGATCGGCGGGGTGAGCTACGGCGCCTTCATCGTGCCGGGTCTGATCATGATGGCCTTGCTGACCGAAAGCATCTCCAACGCCTCCTTCGGCATCTACCTGCCGAAATGGTCGGGCACGATCTACGAACTGCTGTCGGCGCCGGTGTCGTTCCTGGAGGTGATCGCCGGCTACGTCGGCGCGGCGGCGACCAAGTCGGTGATGCTCGGCATCCTGATGCTGATCACCGCGCGCTTCTTCGTCGACTTCGAGATCGTGCATCCGGTGTGGATGGCGGTGTTCCTGGTGTTGACCGCGGTCACCTTCAGCTTGTTCGGCTTCATCATCGGCGTATGGGCCGACGGCTTCGAGAAGCTGCAGATGATCCCGATGATGATCGTGATGCCGCTGACCTTCCTCGGCGGCAGCTTCTACTCGATCGACATGCTGCCGCCGTTCTGGCGCAGCGTGTCGCTGTTCAACCCGGTGGTCTACCTGGTCAACGGCTTCCGCTGGAGCTTCTACGGCAAGTCGGATGTCGACATCGTGCTGAGCGTCGGCATGACCACCGGTTTCATGCTGCTGTGCCTGGCGGCGGTGTGGTGGATCTTCCGCACCGGGTACAAGTTGAAGAGTTGA